In one window of Acipenser ruthenus chromosome 34, fAciRut3.2 maternal haplotype, whole genome shotgun sequence DNA:
- the LOC117965647 gene encoding long-chain fatty acid transport protein 1-like: MRGLASASLSAGSLSLLRLFGVPWSWGLAVSLGVYLGTGGWRYLRIVVKTAKRDVIGLYVLLRVKFCLYRHLRAGSTIPSIFSATARRHPDKPALIQEGTGEVWSFSQLDEMSNGVAQLVLSLGLAPGAVVAVFMESRPLFVALWLGMAKVGVEAALINFNLRRDSLLHCVGVSGARAVIFGAELAEAMWEVRDSLSKDMLCLCTGDVSPDRVLQIGAKPLDPLLASASKLPPPVTHSKGFNDRLFYIYTSGTTGLPKAAIVVQSRYYRIAAFGYHAFGMRPDDVLYDCLPLYHSAGNIMGVGQCLINGLTVVIKKKFSASKFWEDCIKYDCTVVQYIGEICRYLLSQPRRAPESRHRVRLAVGNGLRPSVWEAFTQRFSIKQVGEFYGATECNCSIANMDGKVGSCGFNSMILPNVYPIRLVKVNEETMELIRGQDGLCVPCTPGEPGLLVGRINQQDPLRRFDGYASEAATSKKIGNNVFKQGDTAYLSGDVLVMDELGYMYFRDRSGDTFRWRGENVSTTEVEGTLSSLLNQADVAVYGVPVPGVEGKAGMVSIAVQDGLFDPAQFYTEIQKVLPPYARPVFLRISPEVATTGTFKIQKTRLQREGFDPRHSPDQIYFLNSRAGRYDPLDEGLHRAILEGRVSV, translated from the exons ATGCGGGGTCTGGCCAGCGCCTCCCTGTCCGCGGGCTCGCTCAGCCTGCTCCGTCTCTTCGGGGTCCCCTGGTCCTGGGGTCTGGCCGTCAGCCTGGGGGTCTACCTGGGCACCGGGGGCTGGCGTTACCTCCGCATCGTGGTCAAGACTGCCAAGAGAGACGTCAT TGGTCTGTACGTGCTCCTACGAGTCAAGTTCTGCCTCTACAGACACCTCCGGGCCGGCAGCACCATCCCCTCCATCTTCAGCGCCAcggcccgcaggcacccggacAAGCCCGCCCTGATCCAGGAGGGCACCGGGGAGGTGTGGAGCTTCTCCCAGCTGGACGAGATGTCCAACGGGGTGGCCCAGCTTGTGCTGTCCCTGGGACTGGCTCCGGGGGCCGTGGTGGCTGTGTTCATGGAGAGCCGGCCCCTCTTCGTGGCTCTGTGGCTGGGCATGGCCAAGGTGGGCGTGGAGGCCGCCCTCATCAACTTCAACCTGCGACGGGATTCGCTGCTGCACTGTGTGGGCGTGTCCGGGGCCCGGGCTGTCATCTTTGGGGCGGAGCTAGCAGAGG cGATGTGGGAGGTGAGAGACTCCCTCAGTAAAGACATGCTGTGCCTCTGCACTGGTGATGTCAGCCCTGATCGAGTGCTTCAGATCGGAGCGAAGCCCCTGGATCCTCTGCTGGCCTCGGCTTCCAAACTGCCTCCCCCAGTCACACACAGCAAGGGCTTCAACG ATCGCCTCTTTTACATCTACACGTCTGGTACCACCGGCCTGCCCAAAGCAGCCATCGTCGTGCAGAGCAG GTATTACCGCATCGCTGCCTTCGGGTACCACGCCTTTGGAATGCGCCCTGATGATGTGCTGTACGACTGCCTCCCTCTCTACCACTCCGCAG GGAACATCATGGGAGTGGGGCAGTGTCTGATCAACGGTCTCACTGTCGTCATCAAAAAGAAATTCTCAGCCAGCAAATTCTGGGAGGACTGCATCAAATACGACTGCACT GTGGTGCAGTACATCGGTGAGATCTGCCGCTACCTGCTGAGCCAGCCGCGCCGAGCCCCGGAGAGCAGACACCGCGTGAGGCTGGCCGTGGGGAACGGGCTGAGGCCCAGCGTGTGGGAGGCCTTCACTCAGAGATTCAGCATCAAGCAAGTGGGGGAGTTCTACGGGGCCACAGAGTGTAACTGCAGCATCGCCAACATGGACGGCAAG GTGGGATCGTGTGGCTTCAACAGCATGATCCTGCCCAATGTCTACCCCATCCGACTGGTCAAGGTGAACGAGGAAACCATGGAGCTGATCAGAGGCCAGGACGGGCTGTGCGTGCCCTGCACACCTG GAGAGCCCGGGTTGCTGGTGGGTCGGATCAATCAGCAGGACCCCCTGCGCAGGTTCGACGGCTACGCCAGCGAGGCAGCGACCAGCAAGAAGATCGGAAACAACGTGTTTAAACAGGGAGACACAGCGTACCTCTCAG gagacGTGCTGGTGATGGACGAGCTGGGCTACATGTATTTCCGGGACCGCAGTGGGGACACGTTCCGCTGGCGAGGGGAGAACGTCTCCACCACAGAGGTGGAGGGGACCCTGAGCTCCCTGCTCAACCAGGCCGACGTGGCCGTGTACGGGGTCCCTGTGCCAG GTGTTGAGGGGAAGGCAGGCATGGTCTCTATTGCAGTGCAGGACGGCCTCTTTGACCCGGCTCAGTTCTACACAGAGATCCAGAAGGTTCTGCCCCCGTACGCCCGGCCCGTCTTCCTGAGGATCTCCCCCGAGGTGGCCACCACAG GCACTTTCAAGATCCAGAAGACTCGTTTACAGAGGGAGGGGTTCGACCCCCGCCACTCCCCCGACCAGATCTACTTCCTGAACTCGCGGGCGGGACGCTATGATCCCCTGGATGAGGGTCTGCACAGAGCCATACTGGAGgggcgtgtgtctgtgtga
- the LOC131705078 gene encoding prostaglandin E2 receptor EP1 subtype-like, with the protein MSSPTLEPIFSTPTPTSDSPSISPPDPAFNSSLPPSSLSIAVPIFTMTLGAVSNILALGILLRSYSRYRRRTKATFLFLASTLVLTDFAGHVIPGAFALRLYAARMQWDSIDRSGVLCQLFGGCMVFFGLCPLFLGGAMAVERCVGLTRPLLHSSVVTSGHGRLAVALLCSLALLVAALPVLNVGHYSRQFPQTWCFLQVHGPLTGAELGLTLVFSGLGLASLAVSLLCNSLSGLALLQARMVKPKACSGTSLDIEMMVQLLGVTLVSCVCWSPFLISVALSVSQSLSSSQYDVRHYEWLMFLGVRLASWNQILDPWVYILLRRAVLRKIYQIVIRQGDLKGSKLGRWEASSFQSCEGRVMKRV; encoded by the exons ATGTCCTCCCCAACCCTGGAGCCAATCTTCTCCACCCCAACCCCTACCAGCGACTCCCCCAGCATCAGCCCTCCAGACCCAGCCTTCAACAGCAGCCtccccccttcctctctctccatcGCAGTGCCCATCTTCACCATGACCCTCGGTGCTGTCTCCAACATCCTCGCCCTGGGGATCCTGCTCCGATCCTACAGTCGTTACCGCCGTCGAACCAAAGCTACGTTTCTCTTCCTGGCCAGCACTCTGGTTTTGACCGACTTCGCTGGCCATGTGATTCCTGGGGCGTTCGCACTCAGGCTATACGCGGCCCGCATGCAATGGGACTCTATTGACCGTTCGGGAGTCTTGTGCCAGCTGTTTGGAGGCTGCATGGTGTTTTTCGGGCTGTGCCCACTCTTTTTGGGCGGCGCCATGGCTGTGGAGCGCTGCGTCGGACTCACAAGGCCTCTCCTGCACTCTTCTGTGGTGACCTCCGGCCATGGCAGGCTGGCCGTGGCTCTCCTCTGCTCCCTCGCTCTCCTGGTGGCTGCCCTGCCTGTGCTCAATGTGGGCCACTACTCCAGGCAGTTTCCTCAGACTTGGTGCTTCCTCCAAGTCCACGGTCCTCTCACTGGAGCCGAACTAGGCCTGACCCTGGTGTTCTCAGGCCTGGGCCTCGCCTCGCTCGCCGTCTCCCTGCTGTGTAACTCCCTGAGCGGGCTGGCTCTCCTGCAGGCCAGGATGGTCAAGCCCAAGGCCTGCTCCGGCACGTCCCTCGATATTGAGATGATGGTCCAGCTCCTGGGAGTCACCCTGGTGTCGTGTGTCTGCTGGAGCCCCTTCCTG ATCTCCGTGGCTCTGTCAGTCAGCCAGTCGCTCAGCAGCTCACAGTACGACGTGCGGCACTACGAGTGGCTCATGTTCCTGGGCGTGCGGCTGGCTTCCTGGAACCAGATCCTGGACCCCTGGGTCTATATCCTGCTGCGGAGGGCCGTCCTGAGGAAGATCTACCAGATTGTGATCAGGCAGGGAGACCTCAAGGGCAGCAAGCTGGGACGATGGGAAGCCAGCTCCTTCCAGAGCTGTGAAGGGAGAGTCATGAAGCGGGTCTGA